The sequence below is a genomic window from Sorangiineae bacterium MSr12523.
GCGGGCCATGGCCTCGCGCACGCCCTTCTCCACCGCAGGAATGAACTCCTTCGGGATGGCGCCGCCGACGACCGCATTTTCGAAAACGAAGCCCGTTCCGCGCTCGCCCGGCTCGATCTCCATGAGCACGTGGCCGTACTGGCCGCGACCACCGGACTGCTTCGCGTACTTGTACTCGCAGGGGACCTTCTTCGCGATGGCCTCGCGGTACGCAACCTCGGGCTTGCCGACGTTGGACTCGACTTTGAACTCGCGGCGGAGGCGGTCGACGATGATGTCGAGGTGCAGCTCGCCCATGCCGCTGATGATCGTCTGGCCGCTCTCCTCGTCCGTGTGCATACGGAAGGAGGGGTCTTCGGCCGCGAGCTTCTGCAGACCCACGCCGAGCTTCTCGACGTCGCTCTTGGTCTTCGGCTCGATGGCGATCGAGATGACCGGCTCGGGGAAGACCATCTTCTCCAGGAGGATCGGCTGCTTCTCGTCGCAGAGCGTGTCGCCGGTGCGCGTGTCCTTGAGGCCCACGGCGGCGTAGATGTTTCCGGCGTCGGCTTCCGTCAGCTCTTCACGCTTGTTCGCGTGCATGCGGAGGATGCGGCCGATGCGCTCGCGCTTCCCGCGCGTGGAGTTGAGCACCATGGTGCCCGAGTTGATCGTGCCCGAATAAACACGGAAGAACGTCAGGTTCCCGTGCGGGTCGTTGATGATCTTGAAGGCGTAGCCCGCAAACGGAGCCTTGTCGTCGGCCGGGCGGGTGTCTTCCTGCTCGGTCTTGTCCGGATTCACGCCCTTGACCGGCGGAATGTCGAGCGGCGACGGGAGGTAGTTCACCACCGCGTCGAGCAGGAGCTGCACGCCCTTGTTCTTGAACGCCGAGCCGCAGAGGACCGGGAAGAACTTGAACGAGGTGCATCCCTTGCGGAGGGCGGCGACGATCTCGCCTTCCGTGATCGCATCGAGGTTGCCGTCGAGGAACTTGGCCATGATGCCTTCGTCGACGTCGGCGCACGCCTCGATCATGTGCTCGCGCGCGGTCTTGCACTTCTCAACGAGGTTCTCGGGGATGTCCGTCCAGCTGTACTTCTGGCCCTTGGACTCCTCGTCGAAGATGGCAGCCTTCATCTTGATGAGATCGACCACACCCTTGTGTTGGTCTTCCTCGCCCACCGGCCACTGGATGGCCACTGGGGTGACGCCGAGACGCTCCTTGATGGAGTTCACGTTCATCTCGAAGTCGGCGCCGACCTTGTCCATCTTGTTGACGAACACGATGCGGGGGACGCGAAACTTGTCGGCCTGGCGCCAGACGGTTTCGGTCTGCGGCTCGACACCGTTGCCGCCGTCGAGAACCGCCACCGCGCCGTCGAGCACGCGGAGGCTGCGCTCGACTTCGATGGTGAAGTCCACGTGGCCTGGCGTGTCGATGATGTTGATGCGGTGGCGAACGCCCGCGTGCGGCCCCTCGGCCGGCTGCCAGAAGCAGTTGGTGGCCGCCGAGGTGATCGTGATGCCGCGCTCTTGCTCCTGAACCATGTAGTCCATGGTCGCGGCGCCCTCGTGAACCTCGCCAATCTTGTAGTTGACGCCGGTGTAGTAAAGAACGCGCTCCGTCGTCGTCGTCTTGCCCGCATCGATGTGGGCCATGATTCCGATATTGCGGGTTCTTTCGAGTGAGTATTCGCGGGCCACGGGACTTCTCCTAGTTCGAGGGGCGAAAACTTGGGAGTTTACGCCGCGGGGATGACCTTTTCGTGCCTAAGATGCACGAAACCCCCTCTGGCCATCCCTTCCGCATTTTGGAAGGGGCCGGTAAGTCGCCAGGACTTGACCGGTGAGTCCAGAGAGGGTGCCGGGGATCGATCAATTGTCGAGACCCGGTCCTTATGTCGGCTTCGTCATCTCCGCTTCGTATCTCCCTACATTCGTTGGTGGGGGCCTTCTTTAGCTCACCAAAAGCTACAATTCCAGCCGATTACCAGCCGGTCACCAGCGATAGTGCGCAAACGCACGGTTGGCCTCGGCCATTTTGTGCGTATCGTCCTTCTTTTTCACGGCGTTTCCACGGCCGTTCGCCGCATCGACGAACTCGGCCGCGAGGCGCTCGCGCATCGTCTTCTCGCCACGCTCGCGGGCATAGTTGACCAGCCAGCGCATGGCCAGGGCGACGCGACGCTCGGGACGAACCTCGACCGGCACCTGGTAGGTGGCGCCACCGACGCGGCGGCTCTTCACCTCGAGCTTCGGCTTGACGTTGTCGAGCGCCTTGCGGAAGACCTCGATCGGATCCTCCTTGAAACGCTCGTTGACGATGCCGAAAGCGCCGTAGAGGATGCCCTCGGCCGTCGCCTTCTTACCGCCGTACATCAGCGTGTTGGTGAACTTGGAGACGAGCTTGTCCTTGTACTTCGGGTCCGGAATGATCCGGCGTTTCGGAACTTCACGACGACGGGGCATGGTTCTCCTCGATCAGCCTTTCGGACGCTTGACGCCGTACTTCGAGCGCTTGCGATTGCGATTAACTTTGTTGGTCGACGACGGGCCGATGGCGCCCGAGGCGTCGAGCGTGCCGCGGACGACGTGGTAACGCACGCCCGGCAGGTCCTTGACGCGGCCGCCGCGGATGAGCACGACGGAGTGCTCTTGAAGGTTGTGGCCCTCGCCCGGAATGTACGAGGTGACCTCCATCCCGTTGGTGAGCCGGACGCGGCAGACCTTGCGAAGCGCGGAGTTCGGCTTCTTGGGGGTGGTCGTGTAGACGCGCACGCAGACGCCGCGCTTTTGCGGACATGCTTTCAGCGCGGGAGACGCCGTCTTGAACCGGGCGGCTTCGCGGCCCTGGTTGATGAGCTGATTGATGGTCGGCACGTTATATCCTCGGAAATCCTCGTACGGTCAGCTGAGGCAGCGGGCAGACCATGGCCCGCATGGGAGCGCGCACTCTACTCGTGGCCCCGCCTCTGTCAAGCATGGATTGGCGCACCTCTTTCCAGGCGTTTCCAGGCGGCCTTGGGGTGGCGGCTACTATAAGGAGAGGGCACCGTGGCCCTCTTCCCCCCGCTCGATGCCTCCCCCGAGGAGGTCCGCGAGGCGCTCCGTCCCCTTCGCAACGATTTCTCGGTGGCGCTGCACACGGCGGGCAATGCCTTCGCCGTCGGCGCCATCATCCGGGTCGCGCATAGCTTCCTGGTCCGGGAGATCATCCTTATAGGAGGGGCGCCTTACTACGAGAAAGCCTCGATGGGTATGGAGAAGTACGAGACCATCGTCTCCGTGCCCGACGACGAGGCCTTCTTCGCCCACGTGGCGGGCCGTCCCGTGTGGGCCGTCGAGAAGGACCACGCGCGACGGAGCCTCTACGACGTGCACGCGTTCCCGCGCGGGGTGGTGCTGGCCTTCGGCAGCGAGCGCGCGGGCCTGTCGCCCGAGTTCATCGCGCGGGCCGACGAGATCATCGCGATTCCCATGTACGGGGTGAATCACTCGTTTCCGCTGGCCATCGCCGCAGGCATCGTGATGAACGAATGGGCGCGCCAACATTACGCCGCACGCACGTGACACTTCGATGGTTGCACGCGCAACGAATCGTTCGATGAGCGTCGACCTTACAGAGATGTAGCCCCAAACGGAGTTCGCCTTCCGCCACTATGCCGACGCGAGCCAAACGAGCTCGCTCCGGATGGGTGAACTTTGCAGTGCGCGATCCCGCTGAAGAAGCGTGAGAGTCGGCGCTGACGACTGCGAGGTGCCTGCGGAATCTCTCACGTTGAACCAACTCGGAGATTCACATGAAGACTCTCGTTCTCTCGCTCGTCGCGGGTGCGATGGCCGCGTTCACCATGGGTTGCACCGCCGATACGGCATCTTCCTCGGAAGCCGACAATGGCCGCGTTTCGGAGCCGATCATCGGTGGAACGACCGACAGCGGCGACCCTTCCGTCGTCGGCATCGTTCTCACCGACTCCTCGGGTTCACAATACATTTGCACGGGCAGCGTCATTTCATCGACGAAGGTGCTCACCGCGCGGCATTGCATCGAGGACATGGTGAGCTGGGAAGTGCGCGTGGGCACCAATATCAACAGCCCGACGTCCACACTGGCGGTTAGCAAAGGCGCTTATTCACCCGACGGCGACATTGGCGTGTTGACCCTCTCCCGGGCAACGTCGTTGACGCCCCTCCCCTACAACACGGGGACACTCGACTCGGGCGACATCGGCGCGTCGGTCCGTGCCGTGGGCTACGGCAGCAACAAGACGAATAGCGGAAGCGGCACCGGCGCAGGCACGAAGCGCACGGGCAATACGACCATCCGCGGCCTGCAGGTCGATACGTTCAGCACGTACAACGTCCTTTGCCATGGCGACTCGGGCGGGCCCATTTTCGAGAACGGCACGATCATCGGCATCACGTCGTACGGGAATCCCGCCAACTGCACCGGTTACGGGTATTCCGTCCGCACGGACCTTCACGCCGACTTCATCCAGTCGCACTGAGCCAAGAACTTTTCGGGGCGGTGGCCGTTGGATCGGTCATCGCCCATGAAAACTTCGGATTTTGCCCGCCGCGCGGGCGTGTTGGCGTTGCTCGTGGCCACGGCTTTCGTCGGTTGCAAAGGCGCCTGTGGTCGCGAGGCAGAGGCGGAGCCCAGCAAGGCTTCGCGGACAACGGCGCCGGCCAAGTTGGTGGCCTTTGGGTCTAGGGCCGAGTTCGAGAAGTACCTCGCGGACGCAGCCGAGGCGCAAAAACGCAAGGAGCGTTTGGCGCGGCGCGCAATGGAGGGCCCCGGCAATGCGGCGATGGCGCCCGCGCCGGCTGCTTCTGCAGCGTCGGGGTTGGCTGCCGCCGACAAAGAAGAGTCCATCACGAACAATCAGCACGCCGGCGTCGATGAAGGCGGCATCGTCAAAGTGCACGGGAATCATTTGATCGTGCTCCGGCGAGGTCGCCTTTTTTCATTGAAGGTCGGCGACGAATCGCTCACCCCCGTTTCGGTGGCGGATTGCTATGGGCCGGGGGTCAGCCCCGCCGGCGCGTGGTACGACGAGATGCTCGTGTCGGGCGACACCATTGCGGTCATTGGATACAGCTACCAACGCGGCGGGACGGAGGTTGGGCTCTTCGACATCGATGGAAACGGGCGCATTTCCTACCGCGCGACGTACCACCTTCGTTCCAACGACTATTACTCGTCACGAAATTATGCGAGCCGGCTCATTGGGAACAAGCTCGTATTCTATGCTCCGCTCTACGTGCCTTTGGCCGAGCGCGATACATCGAAATGGTTTCCCGCCGTTCGCCGTTGGTCGCCGGCGGCAACGGCGAACGACTTCGTATCCATTCTCGAGCCATCGCGCGTGTATCGCCCGATCGATCCCAGCGACCAACTCGCGCTCCACACAGTCACCACGTGCGATCTTTCGAAAGGCGATTTCGCCTGCACGGCGCGCGCCGTGATGGGACCACCGGGGCGCGTGTTCTACGTGTCGCAGGACTCGGTGTTCGTCTGGATGACGCCGTGGGCTTCCGGTGAGGACGGCGGCGAGAAGCGCGCGCGTTCGCGTTCACTGCTCTATCGTCTGCCGCTTTCGGGCGAGGAGCCGTCGGTGTTGCGCGTGAGCGGCGGGCCCATCGACCAATTTTCCTTTTTGCAGGGAAGCGACGGAAAGCTCAATGTGCTCGTTCGCAGCGAGACCGCGGGCGAGGCCATGTGGCTTCCCGAGGCTACGGGCGGAGAGCTCGCGCTCTTGCGGGTGCCTTTGGCCTCGTTCAATCGGGCCGCGGAGGAAGCGCCTCATACTGCCTATACGCGGTTGCCCAAGTCGGAAGGGTACGTGATGCAAAATCGCTTCGTGGGCGATTACGTACTTTACGGCACCGGCGCAAGTTGGGGATATGGTTCGCCCAAAGCCGAGGGCAAGCTCGTGGCCTATCGTTACGCGTCGGATGCGCCGGCGCGCGAGCTCGCGTTGGGCCATGGCGTGGACCGCATCGAGGCGATGGGGCGCGATGCGGTCATCGTGGGCGGCGACGGCAAGGATTTGCACTTTTCGAGTGTGGCGCTGGGCGCGACACCGGCACTAGGCGGCAAGTACACGCGCACGGGCGCAGCACAGGGCGAGCTTCGCAGCCATGGCTTCTTTTACAAACCGGACGGCGATCAGCGGGGCATCTTCGGTTTGCCCATTCGTGGCGGCGACCAGCCAGGGTATGCGCATTTGCAGAATGGCTCGGCGTCGATTCTCTTCGTGCGCAACGACCGGCTTGCATTCCGTGAGGTGGGGCAGCTCGAATCGGGCGGGGCTGGGAATGGCCGCGACGACGGATGCAAAGCATCGTGTGTCGATTGGTATGGGAATGCGCGCCCGATCTTTCTACGCGGAAGGGTGTTCGCGCTGCTCGGATACGAGATGGTCGAAGGGCGTCAGGACGAGACGGGCCGCATCCGCGAAGTGCGCCGCATGAACTTCGCCCCGACCGGCGTGCGTTGATGCGCTCGTGCCGCGCTCGAAGCCCGTGGAGTTGGCCTTTTCTGGCCGACCTGGAACCACACCATCGCCGCCTGGGAGCCACGTCCCGTTTCCGTGAAAGATCCAACGCGACGAAAAAAGCCGCGCATCTTGTTGCCCACGACACAGATCTTCCTTGGTTGCGATGACGCGCTCGATCGCACGAGTTTCGACTCGTCGCGCCAGGGCGCCGTCGTTCGAGTTACACGCTGACGGACATACGCCCGGCGGCGCGCGTCTCCGCGGATTTGGCAACATTCTTGGTCGAGCAACTCGAGGCGTACAATGGTGCCACATTGGATTTACTGGCTCTGTTGCGACTCCATCGGGGGAAACTCTTGCGGTCCAGCGTCCGAGATTGTGCCGAGGAACGTACCCGGCTCGCAGGTTCCATTCCCATTACACCGGCCAATGAACGTGCACTTGCTCGTTATTTTGCAACGGAGCTGGCGGCCAAAGGCGGTGCCGCACGCGATATGCTCGCGGAGTGGCCCGATAATCGATAGCGCTCGCGCCGCGTCGCGTTGGGGATAACCCACATAGCGACGAAATGGACGACATGGCTGATTTGCGATTGTCGTTCGTCAGCTCATAAAAAAGTAGCGGCGGCCTCACCAAGATGGTAACCGTGCCCGGTCCGGATGAGTGGGTTTGCAGCGGCGTGATGCTCCAACGCCAACCACTGCGAATGCCCTTGCGGAAGCTGCACTGAAAGCCGAAGCCGTCCCTCCGAAAGCGGTATTTGGACGGCCGCGGTGCATTCCGTTTCCTGGATTTCCACACGCTCTCCGGTTTGGCCGGTGAGCTTTGTCCTCGGAGTGGCACATGAGACATCGGTCTTCGATTTCGACCTTCGTCTATTTATCCATCGCGTGTGGCTCGGCGCTCACCGTCGCCGGCTGCCAAGCTTCGGCATCCGATTCCGATTCGGATTCGGAGGAGACTGTCGCGATCAGCGAAGAACAGGCCCTTAGTGCGGGCTATTTGCGCACGCCGTTTGGGTTGGTGCATCCCGATTGCATTTACGAAGTCGACGAAAACGCACCTGCACGAAACGTGCATGAAACGTGTACCCACCCGCGCGTGGCTAGCGCCGACGCATCGTTCGCCGCCGGCGGACAGGTGCCCGCCACGAATGGCTGGGTGGAGGCCTCCTGGGCCACCCTTTCCAACGCGGCCACGTACATGCATGGCCGATTTACGGTACCGGCTGCACCGAAAACTGCCGGCAATCAGCTCCTCTATTTCTTCCCCAGCCTCGAGCCCAACGGCGGCACGGCGATCATTCAGCCCGTGCTGCAATGGGGTGTCGGCGCGGCGGGTGGCGGGAAATACTGGGCAATTGCCTCGTGGTACGTCGACAACGCCGGCCACGCCGAACATAGCGCGCTCCGGCGCGTTTCCTCGGGTGATGTCATCGATGGGCTGATGGAGGGCTCGAACTGCACGTCCTCGGGCGTGTGCAACTGGAAAATCACCAGCACCGACGTCACGACCGGCGTATCCACGGTGCTGAATCACGCTGCCGACGGAAAGGCGTATACGCAAGCTCAGGGCGGCGTGCTCGAGGCCTATAGCGTCAGCCAATGCGCGCACTACCCCACGGACGGGGACATCACCTTCTCGCAGCTGGTCGTGCGCCGAGGAACCACCACGCTGTCACCGGCATACGGTCCGAAGCGCTGGTCCGTTTCGCCGAGCTGCGGATTCTCGGTGAATGCGAATTCCACGACTTCGCACACGCTTTTCTATTCGAACTGATGATGAATCGTTCGTTCGATGATGCGCACATGATCAACCTATTTCCTATTGCGTAAAGGCGGAGGTTCCACCCATGAAGAAGCTCATTGCAATTGCAGCAGTGCCGGCGTTGTTTCTGGTGGCGTGCAGCAGCGCGGACGAAACCGCGACGAACGAGACCGGCGCTCCGCAGGTGGAAGAGGGCAGCGGCACGCTCGAGCATCCGGACTTCCTGCGCAAGATCGCCGACCCGGCCAATTACAAGGTCACTCGTGAGCCGGCCGAGCGCCGTGGCTCGAGCATCCTGAGCACCTGCGGCTCGGCGGACGATTCCGTGTATGTCAACGACTACACTGGCAACTTGGGCGTCTCCACGGCCTATGTCAATTCGCACAAGAACCCCGTCGGCGCCATGGAGAGCAGCGCCAGCGACTCCTCGAGCGCGAAATACTGCTCGGGCACGCTGATCGCGAACGACCTATTCCTCACCGCCAGCCACTGCATCGACAGCAGCACGGTGCCGAACGACTACATCGCGTTCAACTACGAGCGCGCCAAGGGCTCCACCACGGTGCTGCAGCAGACGCACGTGAAGATCACAGCCATCGTCGAGGACGGCCTGGGCGGTCTCGACTACGCCATCGTGCGCCTCCAGGGCACCCCCGGCGCCACCTTCGGGACGACCAGCACCAACTCGACGGAAGTCTCCAACGGCGCCACCTTGGCGATCATCCAGCACCCCGCCCGCCTGCCGAAGAAGATCGAAGCGGGCACCAAGGCCGGCAACAGCGGCAACTACATGACCTACGGCAACATCGACACGCAAGGCGGCAGCTCCGGCTCCGGCGTCCTCAACGCCTCCGGCCAACTCGTCGGCGTCCACACCAACGGCGGCTGCACATCGAGCGGCGGCACCAACAGCGGCGTACGCATCTCGAAGATCGCCGCCGCGTCGAACATCATCAACTGAGTTCCCGCTCGCAAGAGCGGCCAACGGAAGGCCGGCACGCCGCAGCGTGTGCCGGCCTTTCCTCTATCGCTCGGCCGGGTGCGGGTGTATCACGGATTTCGTCATGATCCGCTCGATTCACCCTGGTTCACAGTTCTTTCGTCGTCGTCTGCTGTCGCTCGTTCCGCTGGTGCCCATCGTGGCGGTGGCCGCGGCCTGTGGCGGTGAGACCCCCGCCGCCGAGGCGCCGCCGCATCGCAACCAGCCGCTTACGAATGCGTTGAAGGATGCCGTCAAACCGGCGGCTGCGGAGGGCGACGCTGGGGCTGGATCGCGGCCGTACTCGGGTCACGGCGCGTCGAGTGTGCCGAAAGAGGTCATCGCGAAGTTCGCGCCCCCGCCCCTTCCCGAGGATCTGTCGCGCACCTTCCAGTCGATGCTCGATGTGCGCGCGCCCTCGGCTGGGCGACTGAGCCCGAATGGCAAGACGTTGTTCATGACGTGGAACGTCACCGGGACGAGCCAGATTTGGCGCGTGGACGGGGCGCAGCACTTTCCGGTTCAAATGACCGGCGGCGAAGATCAAACGACGCTGGCCGATGTCGCACCGGATGGCAGCTTTCTCGTTCTCCAACGCGATCGCAAAGGCGAAGAGAACCCGGGGATCTACCTTCAGGATCCCAAGGGCGGAAAGCTCACCGTGGTGGCGCACAAGCCTGGTGTGCAGTCGACATTCCAGTTTCTGAGCGATGACGGCAAGTACATTTATTATCGCTCGAATGACGTCAAGCCGGGCTCCTATATTTTATATCGTTACGACCGGGCGAAGAACACGCGCGAAGTCGTTTTCGATCAGGAAGGCATTTGGGGCATTGCCGACTATCGGCCGGCTGCTCCCAACTCGCCCGAGTTGAAGCTCCTCCTTCAAAAAGAAGTGGGGGGCGATATGAATGAATATTACGAGTGGGACACGTCGAAAAAGACGCTCACACCGCTTTTTGGCCAAGGTGAAAAAGAGGATTATGAAGCGCAGTACGGTGCCAAGGATGGCGAAATCCTGGCGCAGACTTCCCACCTGAGTGAATTCAAACGGCTTTATCGGTGGGATCTCGCGCAGAAGAAGTTCACGCCCATCGTGGCGGAGATTCCGCACGAAATTTTCAAGTTCCAAGTGGACCACTCGAGAACGCGAATTGCCTACGCGATCAACGACCAAGGCTACACGCGCCTCAAGATTATCGACGCGCGCACGTACAAAGACATCACGCCACCGGCCATCGCCAAGCTCACGGGCGATCATGTGACGTTTGGAAGCATGACGCGCGACGGCAGGTATCTTTCAGTAACCGTGGATAGCGGAAAAGCACCGCCGACGAGCTATATCTACGATTGGAAGACGGGCTCGCTCACCGCATGGCACACCCCGAGCTCGCCGGAGGTCGATGGTGCGACGTTCGCACCTGCGAAGCTGGAGAGCTATCCGGCGCGGGACGGAACGGCCATTCCGATGTTCGTGCGAAGGCCGGAGCCGTCACGCTGCGCCGCACATCCGTGCCCGGTGCTCGTCATGTTCCACGGCGGCCCGGAGGGCCAAGCGCCTCCCGGCTTTTCGCCAGTGAAGCAGGCGTTCGTCGATGCGGGGTTCATCCTGGTGGAGCCAAACGTCCGAGGCAGCAGCGGCTACGGGAAAACGTGGCTGCACGCCGACGATGGGCCCAAGCGCCTCAACATCATCACCGACATCGAAGACGTCTCGAAATACATCCGCGCCAATTGGGGTGAGGGGGGCAAGGCGCCGAAAATTGGAGTCTGGGGCGGCAGCTATGGCGGGTATTCGACGCTGATCGCCATGACCATGTTTGCTGGGGCGTACGATGCCGGTTCGTCCAATGTGGGCATTAGCAATTTGATGACCTTTTTGCAGAACACGGCGCCGTATCGACGCATTCTCCGCATTAGCGAGTATGGCGATCCGGAGCGCGACAAGGATGCGCTCATCAAGCTTTCGCCCAGCACGCACATCGACAAGTTGTCGGCGCCGTTGCAGATTATTCAAGGGGCCAGCGATCCTCGTGTGCCGGTTGGCGAGTCGTTGCAGATGTACGATCTGCTCCAAAAGAAGAACGTGCCGTCGCAGCTCATCATCTTCGCGGACGAGGGGCACGGGGCGCAGAAGCGCGACAATCGCGTGTTGCAGTTTGGGCACGTTTTGCGATTTTTCAAAGAGAACCTGTTGGGCACCAACAAATGAGCACCATGCCTCCCTTCATCGTGCACGAAGACGACGTTCGCGAAGTCGAAGGGCACTATCGGGTGCCTTTCGACGGGGAGGCGCTCTCGTGGGATCGCGACCTCGGGCGCGCTGCGGGGACGGTGAACCTCGGAATGAGCAAAACTCGGCTTCCGCCGGGCAGGCGGACGAGTTTTACGCATGCGCATTCCGAGGAGGAGGAGCTCGTCTACGTTCTCGAGGGAGAGTGCGCCGTGCGGATCGTCGAACCGGGGCAGGCTCCGCGGGAATATGCGTTGCGGGCGGGGCATACGGTGGCGTTCCCGGCGGGAACGGGGATTGCGCATACCTTCGTGAATCGAGGTAATGCGGATTGCCTTCTGCTCACCATTGGCGAGCGGAAGGATGCGACCGATCGCGTCTTTTATCCGGAAGAGCAGGATGCCGCCTACGAAGCGCACATGGTGGCGGACCGGCCTGAGCGGCACTGGAAACGGGTATAATTGACCCATGCCCCACCGAGAGCATTACCTATTCGTGTGCATCAATCGGCGTGACGATGCGAATCCGCGCGGCTCGTGTGCGCAAAAAGGTTCCGAGCTCATTGCCAAAAAGCTGAAAGATGCGCTGAAGACGAAGGGCACTGCCCGCACGGTGCGCGCATGCACGTCGAGTTGCCTCGACATGTGC
It includes:
- the rpsG gene encoding 30S ribosomal protein S7, whose translation is MPRRREVPKRRIIPDPKYKDKLVSKFTNTLMYGGKKATAEGILYGAFGIVNERFKEDPIEVFRKALDNVKPKLEVKSRRVGGATYQVPVEVRPERRVALAMRWLVNYARERGEKTMRERLAAEFVDAANGRGNAVKKKDDTHKMAEANRAFAHYRW
- a CDS encoding trypsin-like serine protease; this translates as MKTLVLSLVAGAMAAFTMGCTADTASSSEADNGRVSEPIIGGTTDSGDPSVVGIVLTDSSGSQYICTGSVISSTKVLTARHCIEDMVSWEVRVGTNINSPTSTLAVSKGAYSPDGDIGVLTLSRATSLTPLPYNTGTLDSGDIGASVRAVGYGSNKTNSGSGTGAGTKRTGNTTIRGLQVDTFSTYNVLCHGDSGGPIFENGTIIGITSYGNPANCTGYGYSVRTDLHADFIQSH
- a CDS encoding cupin domain-containing protein, coding for MSTMPPFIVHEDDVREVEGHYRVPFDGEALSWDRDLGRAAGTVNLGMSKTRLPPGRRTSFTHAHSEEEELVYVLEGECAVRIVEPGQAPREYALRAGHTVAFPAGTGIAHTFVNRGNADCLLLTIGERKDATDRVFYPEEQDAAYEAHMVADRPERHWKRV
- a CDS encoding prolyl oligopeptidase family serine peptidase, yielding MIRSIHPGSQFFRRRLLSLVPLVPIVAVAAACGGETPAAEAPPHRNQPLTNALKDAVKPAAAEGDAGAGSRPYSGHGASSVPKEVIAKFAPPPLPEDLSRTFQSMLDVRAPSAGRLSPNGKTLFMTWNVTGTSQIWRVDGAQHFPVQMTGGEDQTTLADVAPDGSFLVLQRDRKGEENPGIYLQDPKGGKLTVVAHKPGVQSTFQFLSDDGKYIYYRSNDVKPGSYILYRYDRAKNTREVVFDQEGIWGIADYRPAAPNSPELKLLLQKEVGGDMNEYYEWDTSKKTLTPLFGQGEKEDYEAQYGAKDGEILAQTSHLSEFKRLYRWDLAQKKFTPIVAEIPHEIFKFQVDHSRTRIAYAINDQGYTRLKIIDARTYKDITPPAIAKLTGDHVTFGSMTRDGRYLSVTVDSGKAPPTSYIYDWKTGSLTAWHTPSSPEVDGATFAPAKLESYPARDGTAIPMFVRRPEPSRCAAHPCPVLVMFHGGPEGQAPPGFSPVKQAFVDAGFILVEPNVRGSSGYGKTWLHADDGPKRLNIITDIEDVSKYIRANWGEGGKAPKIGVWGGSYGGYSTLIAMTMFAGAYDAGSSNVGISNLMTFLQNTAPYRRILRISEYGDPERDKDALIKLSPSTHIDKLSAPLQIIQGASDPRVPVGESLQMYDLLQKKNVPSQLIIFADEGHGAQKRDNRVLQFGHVLRFFKENLLGTNK
- a CDS encoding serine protease, whose amino-acid sequence is MKKLIAIAAVPALFLVACSSADETATNETGAPQVEEGSGTLEHPDFLRKIADPANYKVTREPAERRGSSILSTCGSADDSVYVNDYTGNLGVSTAYVNSHKNPVGAMESSASDSSSAKYCSGTLIANDLFLTASHCIDSSTVPNDYIAFNYERAKGSTTVLQQTHVKITAIVEDGLGGLDYAIVRLQGTPGATFGTTSTNSTEVSNGATLAIIQHPARLPKKIEAGTKAGNSGNYMTYGNIDTQGGSSGSGVLNASGQLVGVHTNGGCTSSGGTNSGVRISKIAAASNIIN
- a CDS encoding (2Fe-2S) ferredoxin domain-containing protein, which gives rise to MPHREHYLFVCINRRDDANPRGSCAQKGSELIAKKLKDALKTKGTARTVRACTSSCLDMCESGVTIVQEPEHVVYGHVTLDDVDEIADASARGQVVERLVVARGSSRP
- a CDS encoding beta-propeller domain-containing protein encodes the protein MKTSDFARRAGVLALLVATAFVGCKGACGREAEAEPSKASRTTAPAKLVAFGSRAEFEKYLADAAEAQKRKERLARRAMEGPGNAAMAPAPAASAASGLAAADKEESITNNQHAGVDEGGIVKVHGNHLIVLRRGRLFSLKVGDESLTPVSVADCYGPGVSPAGAWYDEMLVSGDTIAVIGYSYQRGGTEVGLFDIDGNGRISYRATYHLRSNDYYSSRNYASRLIGNKLVFYAPLYVPLAERDTSKWFPAVRRWSPAATANDFVSILEPSRVYRPIDPSDQLALHTVTTCDLSKGDFACTARAVMGPPGRVFYVSQDSVFVWMTPWASGEDGGEKRARSRSLLYRLPLSGEEPSVLRVSGGPIDQFSFLQGSDGKLNVLVRSETAGEAMWLPEATGGELALLRVPLASFNRAAEEAPHTAYTRLPKSEGYVMQNRFVGDYVLYGTGASWGYGSPKAEGKLVAYRYASDAPARELALGHGVDRIEAMGRDAVIVGGDGKDLHFSSVALGATPALGGKYTRTGAAQGELRSHGFFYKPDGDQRGIFGLPIRGGDQPGYAHLQNGSASILFVRNDRLAFREVGQLESGGAGNGRDDGCKASCVDWYGNARPIFLRGRVFALLGYEMVEGRQDETGRIREVRRMNFAPTGVR
- the rpsL gene encoding 30S ribosomal protein S12, whose product is MPTINQLINQGREAARFKTASPALKACPQKRGVCVRVYTTTPKKPNSALRKVCRVRLTNGMEVTSYIPGEGHNLQEHSVVLIRGGRVKDLPGVRYHVVRGTLDASGAIGPSSTNKVNRNRKRSKYGVKRPKG
- the fusA gene encoding elongation factor G, with the protein product MAHIDAGKTTTTERVLYYTGVNYKIGEVHEGAATMDYMVQEQERGITITSAATNCFWQPAEGPHAGVRHRINIIDTPGHVDFTIEVERSLRVLDGAVAVLDGGNGVEPQTETVWRQADKFRVPRIVFVNKMDKVGADFEMNVNSIKERLGVTPVAIQWPVGEEDQHKGVVDLIKMKAAIFDEESKGQKYSWTDIPENLVEKCKTAREHMIEACADVDEGIMAKFLDGNLDAITEGEIVAALRKGCTSFKFFPVLCGSAFKNKGVQLLLDAVVNYLPSPLDIPPVKGVNPDKTEQEDTRPADDKAPFAGYAFKIINDPHGNLTFFRVYSGTINSGTMVLNSTRGKRERIGRILRMHANKREELTEADAGNIYAAVGLKDTRTGDTLCDEKQPILLEKMVFPEPVISIAIEPKTKSDVEKLGVGLQKLAAEDPSFRMHTDEESGQTIISGMGELHLDIIVDRLRREFKVESNVGKPEVAYREAIAKKVPCEYKYAKQSGGRGQYGHVLMEIEPGERGTGFVFENAVVGGAIPKEFIPAVEKGVREAMARGVLAGYPLVDMKCRLYDGTYHEVDSSAQAFEIAASLCFQDGAKRAGLHLLEPIMKNEVVVPEQYMGDVIGDVNSRRGKILGMSQRGNAQVVDAEVPLATMFGYVTDLRSMTQGRATSSLHFSHYAPVPAAIQEEIVAKVKGTSH
- a CDS encoding TrmH family RNA methyltransferase — encoded protein: MALFPPLDASPEEVREALRPLRNDFSVALHTAGNAFAVGAIIRVAHSFLVREIILIGGAPYYEKASMGMEKYETIVSVPDDEAFFAHVAGRPVWAVEKDHARRSLYDVHAFPRGVVLAFGSERAGLSPEFIARADEIIAIPMYGVNHSFPLAIAAGIVMNEWARQHYAART